Proteins encoded in a region of the Zea mays cultivar B73 chromosome 4, Zm-B73-REFERENCE-NAM-5.0, whole genome shotgun sequence genome:
- the LOC100277448 gene encoding uncharacterized protein LOC100277448: MAGRGGNGVPAEQEFPGWSVAKAQEDPHPPVRHVHAARGLPAQARHKNEEGPAHFIPGISNSMPSHHHQFPGAQWSKNPTPHVPSPVEFIIEAFQHQKDELKEKARQKLIRLSGGGN; encoded by the coding sequence ATGGCTGGAAGAGGAGGAAATGGCGTTCCGGCCGAACAGGAGTTCCCAGGCTGGAGCGTCGCCAAAGCCCAGGAAGATCCACACCCACCTGTGCGGCATGTGCACGCTGCTAGAGGTCTCCCTGCGCAAGCTCGGCATAAAAACGAGGAAGGGCCGGCGCATTTCATCCCTGGCATCTCCAACTCCATgcctagccatcatcatcaatttCCGGGGGCGCAGTGGAGCAAGAATCCTACGCCGCATGTCCCCTCTCCAGTGGAATTCATCATAGAGGCGTTTCAGCACCAAAAGGATGAGCTGAAGGAAAAGGCGCGCCAAAAGTTGATTCGCTTATCCGGCGGGGGGAACTAG